CTCTAAATTTGACATTTCAATACTAAGCATCCCTCCAACTGGATTGGGGTAAATTGCAAGGATTTGATCACTTAGGCCTTGATTAATTGTAATCATTTCAGAATACTCAAAAGAGCCATCATAGTCCGTTTGTTTCAGTCGGTAGTACAACTGCTCATTTGGGACATGATAATCTACCTCTTGGTAGTTAAGGATAGTAGTACTCTGACCAGCTCCATCTATTTTTTTAATTTCTTTCCAGGAGAATTCAGCTGTGGCTCGCTCTATGGTGAAATAGTCGTTATCCACTTCGCTGGCAGTGGACCATTTCAATTCTACGGAATGATTGACATACCTACCTGTAAAGCTTAACAGTTCGATGGGCAACGGATTACTATATCCTACCAATGCCCATATTCCATGAAATGCTGATCCTAAAACATCAACATTTGAGACCGAGTTTTCTGTGAAATCTACTATTCCTTCATTCCCCTCCCACTGGTCGGTCATGGTATTGAAATATTGAGCGACTAGGCTAGGTTCATCGATGGTATTTTCGATTCCCATTTCATTGTCATTATCATCATAGCCAAAGGATAGGGTCATATTGGGCTTAAAAGTATAGCTGTCCGCATTGATAACCCAAAATCGATCGATGGCATAGAGTCCACCATCCTCTCCTCCCGCAATGGAGCTATTCATGCTCGTCACGCTCGCTGGCAAAGGCGTGTTTTGATCGTCCGATGTTTCATAAGAGCTGATAAATAAAGTGCCATCCGCAGAGCCGGCTTCAGTGATCGTCACCCCCAAGGGTATTTTTTGCATGGAATGAGTGGATAATGGTAGGCTGTAAGTGCCGGTATGGTCTCCAATTTTCCACTGTAGCCCGTCGTTTTCTGACGCGAGCAAAATATGACCACCTGCACCAATAACTGTTATTGCATTGGCATTACCATTGTCAATGATCAACTTTACTTCGTTTTCCATGACCATGGAAATATCATCGTTCATCACCAATCTGGCCTGGCTTACCCCTATTAATGGCAAACATACAATCAAGAAACTCACAAAGTATTTCATGCTATCTGTTTTAGTTTAAACTAGAAAGTGAGTTACCCTCTAAAAACCGTTATCGTTTTGCTTTGCGGCAGTAGTGAAGTGATCTTGGCTATCCTCCATAGCGGTCACCTTATCCACCAAGGCATTGAGCTGCTGTTCTAATCTTGAAATCACTTCCGAGGTATATTCTTTTTCTTTTTCCAACCTGATGATCCGTTTGGCTAGCTCCTGTGTAGCACTTACGTTGAGCATGGAGATGGCTTCATAGTCGACTGTATGGAAGTCATGTACCTCTTTGCCATAGACAAAGACTTTTCCGGTGTGCGCTAGGTTAACCCGAAAACCACTTCCATTCGTTTCAAGTACTTCAGTAAGCACTTCTTTTTCGGCAAATATTAGCCTTACTTTATTTCCTTTTGCCAAATCTGTGGGCAATGCTATCCAGCCATTCTTTATTTCAGCAAGTTGATAAATATCCGGAATTACAGATGTAAGTGCATTTGAAACAGCCTGTGGATAGACCTCCTTCACTTGCTGGGCAATGACTTTTTTGATCGAGCCATTTCCATTGGCGATGGTATCTTTTAGCGTGTAATCCGTTACTTCTATTTTAGTTAGAAGTGCCAAGTCTTTGGTAGCATTGGATAGTCCCTGGATGTTTTTAATTCGTTGATCTGAAAACACGTTGATCTCTGAGGTGGCGATACGACTGGTCGCATAGATCGAATAAGATCCTGCTCCAGTTGATGTACCAGTATTACCAGCGCTATTGAGGAAACCATAGGAACTTAATGGGTTGTCTACACTACCATTGACCACCAATTTGGCTTGTGTAGGTGCTGCAGTGCCGATCCCTACATTTCCACCACTTGCTGTACTTAATACAATGTGGGCATTGGCTGCTTCACTAACGATACTAAAGTTTTGACTGGAAGCAGAGGTCCACCCTATATATCCTTTTCTGCCAGCAGCCAAACCATCCGGATACCATTGCATATAGACATGGTCGGTACCGATCATGTTTAATGCACCCCCGTTATCCTCAACGCTCACCTCTCCATCCACAGTCATATCATCTTCAACGCTAAGCTCTCCACCTACTGTCATGTTGCCATTCTTTAAAATGGTTAGGGCATTGCTTCTAATAAATTCATTACCATTGCCAATTGTGAATAAGCGGTCATTTGCATCAAAATCCGTTGCACTATTTGCTGTATATTCAGTCGCCCACGCTCCGATGGTCGTTTCAGCATATGAAGGTGACTCAGAACGGTATCCTTGAGCAAAAGAATATTCTCCTGACGCTATGGCATTTTCCCCAATAGTCATTGATGCCGTTCCTGATGCAGTTGATCTAAGTCCTATACTGGCCGAACCCCATCCTGTGGCACGAGTACCGTATCCTGTAGATATTGCTGAAAGTCCGGAGGCTTCTGTTCTATTTCCTATTGCCAGTGAAGAAGTACCTGAAGCAATAGTAAGATAACCCATAGCAGTAGATGAATTGCCAGAGGCTATTGTGTGATATCCCATGGCAGTTGATCTTTCTCCTGACGCGATTGTATTAAATCCCATTGCCACTGAATTTTCTCCGCGATTAATGCCATCCCATTGATCATCTTCAACTTCACCAGCTCTAAAAGAACCTTCGCTTTTGTCGAAAAACATTCTACTCGTATGATCGCTATTTCCACTATATTCTAGTTGCGGTGAGCCAAACACAAAATCGTCTGTTGTATAATTTGTTGCGTTTCGAACAACGCCTCCTACACGTTCAAACTCCCCTGAAGCACTAGAACTCCCATCATTCAGCATCTCCCATTCGGTTCCATTGTAAAACCAAAAACCATGCTCATTGTTGATTTGGTAGACAAGTAGCCCAGTAGCTGCTGATGAAATGGCTGTACGCTGCGTTTCTGTCATTCGTGGAATGAGCATGCCCTTGTCTGTGGCTGTCATATCCAAAACGGCAGAAGCATCTGGAGTAGAAATACCAAGTCCTGTACTGCCATTTTTCAAAATCACCAATGCATCACTCCTATTTTCATCATCTATTCCATTTCCAATGGTTAATAGACGGTCTTCTGCTTCATAGGTAGACTCGCTATTGGGGGTGTATATAGTAGAATATATCCCCATGGCTGTTTCACCATACGAGTGTGCTTCTGTATGGGTACCCATGGAAGTAGATTCATCTCCTGAGGCGATGGTAGATCTGCCCATGGCGGTAGCGATATACCCAGAGGCAGAACTTTGACTTC
The DNA window shown above is from Reichenbachiella sp. 5M10 and carries:
- a CDS encoding T9SS type A sorting domain-containing protein, whose protein sequence is MKYFVSFLIVCLPLIGVSQARLVMNDDISMVMENEVKLIIDNGNANAITVIGAGGHILLASENDGLQWKIGDHTGTYSLPLSTHSMQKIPLGVTITEAGSADGTLFISSYETSDDQNTPLPASVTSMNSSIAGGEDGGLYAIDRFWVINADSYTFKPNMTLSFGYDDNDNEMGIENTIDEPSLVAQYFNTMTDQWEGNEGIVDFTENSVSNVDVLGSAFHGIWALVGYSNPLPIELLSFTGRYVNHSVELKWSTASEVDNDYFTIERATAEFSWKEIKKIDGAGQSTTILNYQEVDYHVPNEQLYYRLKQTDYDGSFEYSEMITINQGLSDQILAIYPNPVGGMLSIEMSNLEHAELKLFNNYGQQVAATYSVNSMTGRIDVSQLPNGLYFLECTTSSQKSIKKILVKHQ
- a CDS encoding tail fiber domain-containing protein, with the translated sequence MKNVLFILCLLAFNRMQAQNIGINETGASPDASAILDVTSSDKGLLIPRMTETQREGISTPATGLLVYQTDNLSGFWYYTGSVWQYLNGGGEFESIDHVIQSTTDPDYDDFVIGSASLDNASSTGERRMFFDKSKAAFRVGRVEDDSWDEENIGNYSFATGSGTKASSSYSVAMGRSTWASGDQSTALGAFTYAEADYSTAIGRATTASGNVSMAMGSQSSASGYIATAMGRSTIASGDESTSMGTHTEAHSYGETAMGIYSTIYTPNSESTYEAEDRLLTIGNGIDDENRSDALVILKNGSTGLGISTPDASAVLDMTATDKGMLIPRMTETQRTAISSAATGLLVYQINNEHGFWFYNGTEWEMLNDGSSSASGEFERVGGVVRNATNYTTDDFVFGSPQLEYSGNSDHTSRMFFDKSEGSFRAGEVEDDQWDGINRGENSVAMGFNTIASGERSTAMGYHTIASGNSSTAMGYLTIASGTSSLAIGNRTEASGLSAISTGYGTRATGWGSASIGLRSTASGTASMTIGENAIASGEYSFAQGYRSESPSYAETTIGAWATEYTANSATDFDANDRLFTIGNGNEFIRSNALTILKNGNMTVGGELSVEDDMTVDGEVSVEDNGGALNMIGTDHVYMQWYPDGLAAGRKGYIGWTSASSQNFSIVSEAANAHIVLSTASGGNVGIGTAAPTQAKLVVNGSVDNPLSSYGFLNSAGNTGTSTGAGSYSIYATSRIATSEINVFSDQRIKNIQGLSNATKDLALLTKIEVTDYTLKDTIANGNGSIKKVIAQQVKEVYPQAVSNALTSVIPDIYQLAEIKNGWIALPTDLAKGNKVRLIFAEKEVLTEVLETNGSGFRVNLAHTGKVFVYGKEVHDFHTVDYEAISMLNVSATQELAKRIIRLEKEKEYTSEVISRLEQQLNALVDKVTAMEDSQDHFTTAAKQNDNGF